Proteins encoded within one genomic window of Panacibacter microcysteis:
- the hppD gene encoding 4-hydroxyphenylpyruvate dioxygenase, giving the protein MMDTLIAPGKKAVNNTDFLPLQGTDYVEFYVGNAKQAAHFYKTAFGFQSLAYAGPETGLKDRASYVVRQHKLTFMFTTPLKANNAIADHIYKHGDGVKTLALRVDDAKDAWLQTTQRGAKSYLEPQTITDEHGEVVTSGIHTYGDTVHLFVERKNYNGVFMPGFREWKTVYNPSSTGLLYVDHCVGNVGWNQMTPWVKFYENVMGFRNILSFDDNDISTEYSALMSKVMSNGNGFVKFPINEPAEGKKKSQVEEYLEYYDGEGCQHVALATNNIVETVTELQNRGVEFLKVPSTYYDDLLERVGHIDEDLEPLKDLGILVDRDDEGYLLQIFTKPVEDRPTLFFEIIQRKGAKSFGKGNFKALFEAIEREQDLRGNL; this is encoded by the coding sequence ATGATGGACACATTGATTGCTCCCGGCAAAAAAGCCGTAAACAATACTGATTTTTTACCATTGCAGGGTACTGATTATGTAGAATTTTATGTGGGCAATGCCAAACAGGCCGCTCATTTTTACAAAACAGCTTTCGGCTTTCAAAGTCTTGCGTATGCAGGGCCGGAGACCGGTTTAAAAGACAGGGCAAGCTATGTGGTAAGGCAGCATAAGCTTACTTTTATGTTTACCACGCCACTTAAAGCAAACAATGCCATTGCTGATCATATATACAAACATGGTGATGGTGTAAAAACACTTGCGCTGCGCGTGGATGATGCGAAAGATGCGTGGCTGCAAACAACACAACGCGGCGCTAAAAGCTACCTGGAGCCACAAACCATTACCGATGAACATGGGGAAGTGGTAACAAGCGGCATTCATACCTACGGAGATACTGTGCACCTGTTCGTGGAGAGAAAAAACTACAACGGAGTATTCATGCCCGGTTTCAGGGAGTGGAAAACTGTTTATAACCCGTCATCAACCGGTTTGTTGTATGTAGACCATTGCGTAGGTAATGTGGGCTGGAACCAGATGACACCATGGGTTAAGTTTTACGAAAATGTAATGGGTTTCAGGAACATCCTGAGTTTTGATGATAACGATATTTCTACCGAATACTCAGCGCTGATGAGCAAGGTAATGAGCAATGGCAACGGGTTTGTAAAATTTCCCATCAACGAACCTGCAGAAGGCAAGAAAAAATCGCAGGTAGAAGAGTACCTGGAATATTATGATGGCGAGGGTTGCCAGCACGTGGCACTTGCAACAAATAATATTGTAGAAACTGTAACGGAACTGCAAAACCGTGGTGTGGAATTTTTAAAAGTGCCTTCAACTTATTACGATGACCTGCTGGAAAGGGTGGGGCACATAGATGAAGACCTGGAGCCGCTGAAAGATCTTGGCATTTTAGTAGACAGGGATGATGAGGGGTATCTGTTACAAATCTTTACCAAACCTGTAGAAGACAGGCCTACATTGTTTTTCGAGATCATACAACGCAAGGGCGCTAAGAGTTTTGGCAAAGGAAATTTTAAAGCGCTTTTTGAAGCTATAGAAAGAGAGCAGGACCTCAGGGGAAACCTGTAA
- a CDS encoding DNA recombination protein RmuC, translated as MTPELILLIIIAVLLIIVLARLFTTNNLQGEVQRIEQSVKTEIAANRKEAFEQSAYARKELQQSLLSFEDKLNHLTNTIDHKLTAFSESNNNNALASRTEIKDALNNFKKDLAQSITELNSIQKDNFFALLNKQSEQNTDTSTKLDSMRQTIEQKVTAMQQSNEQKLEQMRITVDEKLQQTLEARLGESFKLVSERLEAVHKGLGDMQQLATGVGDLKRVLSNVKTRGVLGEYQLENILEQTLTTEQYAKNVKTKQGSNALVEFAVKLPGTADKTLWLPIDSKFPKEDFELLLQAYEHGDSTLIEESRKAFVRGIKKCAADICNRYIDPPNTTDFAILFLPFESLYAEVLRTPGLFESIRTEYKINIAGPTTLSAFLSSLQMGFRTLAIEKRSGEVWQLLSAVKTEFGNFAGLLDKAQKNIQTGLDQLEHVAGVRTRAIQKRLRNVDTLPDTEVQKILPELTNEEVSDEE; from the coding sequence ATGACGCCGGAATTGATACTACTCATCATCATTGCAGTATTACTGATCATTGTACTCGCCAGGCTGTTTACTACCAATAACCTCCAGGGCGAAGTGCAACGCATAGAACAATCGGTAAAAACAGAGATCGCGGCCAACCGCAAAGAAGCGTTTGAACAAAGCGCCTATGCAAGAAAAGAACTGCAGCAGTCGCTGTTGTCTTTTGAGGACAAGCTCAATCACCTGACCAACACGATTGACCATAAACTCACTGCGTTCTCAGAAAGCAATAACAACAATGCACTGGCCAGCCGCACCGAAATAAAAGATGCATTGAATAACTTCAAGAAAGACCTTGCACAAAGCATTACAGAACTCAACAGCATACAAAAAGATAACTTCTTTGCACTGCTCAATAAACAAAGCGAACAAAACACAGACACCAGCACAAAGCTCGACAGCATGCGACAAACCATTGAACAAAAGGTTACCGCCATGCAGCAAAGCAATGAACAAAAGCTCGAGCAGATGCGCATAACCGTTGATGAAAAACTGCAGCAAACTTTAGAAGCACGGCTCGGCGAAAGTTTCAAACTCGTAAGCGAACGTCTCGAAGCTGTGCACAAAGGTCTTGGCGATATGCAGCAGCTTGCCACCGGTGTTGGCGATCTTAAACGTGTACTCAGCAATGTAAAAACACGTGGCGTACTTGGCGAGTACCAGCTCGAGAACATACTCGAGCAAACACTCACCACAGAACAATATGCAAAGAATGTAAAAACAAAACAAGGCAGCAATGCACTCGTAGAGTTTGCCGTAAAACTCCCCGGCACCGCAGATAAAACATTATGGCTGCCCATAGATAGCAAGTTTCCCAAAGAAGATTTTGAGTTGCTGCTGCAGGCATACGAGCATGGCGATAGCACACTCATAGAAGAAAGCCGCAAAGCTTTTGTACGCGGCATAAAAAAATGCGCCGCAGACATCTGCAACCGTTATATCGATCCGCCAAACACCACAGACTTTGCCATACTCTTTCTGCCCTTCGAAAGTTTATATGCAGAAGTGTTGCGCACACCGGGTCTGTTCGAAAGCATACGCACCGAATACAAAATAAACATTGCCGGACCCACCACCCTCTCCGCCTTCTTAAGCAGTTTACAAATGGGTTTCCGCACACTCGCCATAGAAAAGCGCAGCGGCGAAGTATGGCAGTTACTCAGCGCCGTAAAAACAGAGTTTGGCAATTTCGCAGGCTTGCTCGATAAAGCACAGAAGAACATACAAACCGGCCTCGACCAGTTAGAGCATGTTGCAGGCGTACGCACAAGAGCCATACAAAAAAGATTAAGAAATGTAGACACACTCCCCGATACCGAAGTACAAAAAATATTACCCGAACTAACAAATGAAGAGGTGAGTGATGAAGAGTAG
- a CDS encoding metallophosphoesterase: MRIGLVHVTDIHFTAKTDISKKIAPFSRAVINDFSDISHIYFIISGDIANSGDPAEYKSAESFLSISKQFIQGEKKDAIIKYMIVPGNHDCNFSLDTQLRKNSLNNINYESIGSDDSVLKICLSVQEPFWEFYKKYNEVPQDKLYYTITEQIGDYKIIFHCLNTAWVSQINENPGKIFFPVKNYEPKSFSTTHLNIGVWHHPLNWFNPNTQENNKKEFENFVETVAPIHFFGHEHEQTFYINENKNSGAKVNLLSGELFNDGKEKKSGFQIVVLDLVANKGILKKYKWQKDFYDSNKKDEINIYKYQFKQYKINPLFAQKLEEIKIPLKIDNKKEIKLPEVFIYPDLEFLNSESKDLERYTSSSRLLKDSFEYSIIDGEAQIGKTSLLSMLYLDLLENDVVPLFLQGSHIVDKNLDTILEKNFHEQYLDENFERFNQLDKKNKALLIDDLHDCIFNSNTSRDILESLQTRFGKIIVTIDSANSFLSAMLGEIKNTNFFSIKPLGYKKRNELIEKYQLLKHNSLTLDEQTFLDSVKISFDNVQSILGDKLMPSYPIYILSILSALEYKPLNQDETSFGYCYQTLIHYALVKADVKNEDIDGYLNFLTELAYHYIEHDISYLSTEELIRFFASYQEKYITIPYDTLISTLKKSKIIIEKNANTEFGYSYILYFLGAKKISDIIHTKEGKNIIRKFFEKVHIERYAYILVFITHHSKDISFIEDSLINSMSLLENITPISLEKNDIFYTRIEDIAREVKKDVLHTDRKPKQERDKMLTSRDEQQREFQEKNIDEGDLSEKMLPFQQAFRSIEIVGQIIKNRKRSLEIPQLVQMIAELYRTGFRTISYVSNMLDNDKNELVESILKDEKDLDRNEVEDKINKLLQMISLQACVSVFYKLTLSLGSKDLKKIYLDVAKEIKTPAAKLVTFGINSYYSTVNIDEIKELADDFKNNIVALRILRGRVKSYVYNRNLDYKTKQKIANALNMDLIQKVNPREKQ; encoded by the coding sequence ATGAGAATTGGTTTGGTTCACGTGACAGATATTCATTTTACCGCTAAAACAGATATTTCTAAAAAGATTGCTCCTTTCAGCCGTGCCGTTATTAACGATTTTTCTGATATTTCACATATTTATTTCATTATTAGTGGAGATATTGCTAACAGTGGTGATCCAGCGGAATATAAATCAGCAGAAAGCTTTCTAAGCATTTCAAAACAATTTATACAAGGAGAAAAGAAAGATGCAATCATAAAATATATGATTGTACCCGGTAATCATGATTGTAATTTTTCGTTGGATACGCAATTAAGGAAGAACTCACTGAACAATATAAATTATGAGTCAATTGGATCAGATGATAGTGTGTTGAAAATTTGCTTATCTGTTCAAGAGCCATTTTGGGAATTCTACAAAAAATATAATGAAGTACCACAGGATAAATTATATTATACAATTACTGAACAAATTGGAGATTATAAAATAATTTTTCATTGTTTAAATACTGCATGGGTATCTCAAATAAACGAAAACCCTGGCAAAATTTTTTTTCCAGTTAAAAACTATGAACCTAAGAGTTTTTCGACAACCCATTTGAATATTGGAGTATGGCATCACCCTTTAAATTGGTTTAATCCGAATACTCAAGAAAACAATAAAAAAGAATTCGAAAACTTTGTAGAAACAGTAGCTCCGATACATTTTTTTGGGCATGAACATGAGCAGACTTTTTACATAAATGAAAATAAAAATTCAGGCGCAAAAGTCAACTTACTTTCAGGTGAACTCTTTAATGACGGTAAAGAAAAAAAATCTGGATTTCAAATAGTTGTTCTAGACTTAGTAGCAAATAAAGGGATTTTAAAAAAATACAAATGGCAAAAAGACTTTTATGATTCTAACAAAAAAGATGAAATAAATATTTACAAGTATCAATTTAAACAATACAAAATAAATCCTCTTTTTGCTCAAAAACTTGAAGAGATAAAAATTCCTTTAAAAATTGATAATAAAAAAGAAATTAAACTGCCGGAAGTTTTTATATACCCCGATCTTGAATTTTTAAACAGTGAATCAAAAGATTTAGAGAGATACACAAGTTCATCAAGGCTTCTTAAAGATTCCTTTGAATATTCTATTATTGATGGTGAAGCTCAAATTGGAAAAACGAGTCTGCTTTCAATGCTATACTTAGATCTTCTGGAAAATGATGTTGTGCCTCTTTTTTTACAAGGAAGTCATATTGTAGACAAAAATCTGGACACAATTCTTGAAAAGAATTTTCATGAACAATACTTAGATGAAAATTTCGAAAGATTCAATCAACTTGATAAAAAGAACAAAGCGCTTTTGATTGATGATCTCCACGATTGTATTTTCAACTCGAATACCTCGAGAGATATCTTAGAAAGTCTCCAAACCCGATTTGGCAAAATTATAGTAACTATTGATTCTGCGAATAGTTTTCTTTCAGCAATGTTAGGCGAAATAAAAAATACGAATTTTTTCTCTATAAAGCCACTAGGCTATAAAAAAAGGAATGAGCTTATTGAAAAATATCAACTTTTGAAACATAACTCTTTAACATTAGACGAGCAAACATTTCTTGATTCTGTAAAAATATCCTTTGACAATGTTCAATCAATACTAGGTGACAAACTGATGCCTTCATATCCGATCTATATTTTATCAATTTTATCTGCTTTAGAATATAAGCCTTTAAATCAAGACGAAACATCATTTGGGTACTGTTATCAAACTCTAATCCATTATGCTTTGGTTAAAGCTGACGTGAAAAATGAAGACATTGATGGCTACCTAAATTTTCTAACCGAGCTTGCTTATCACTATATTGAACATGATATAAGTTACTTAAGCACGGAAGAACTGATAAGATTTTTCGCTTCCTATCAAGAAAAATACATAACAATACCTTACGATACTTTGATAAGCACTTTAAAAAAATCCAAAATAATAATTGAAAAAAATGCCAACACGGAGTTCGGTTATAGTTACATTTTGTACTTTCTAGGAGCGAAGAAAATTTCAGATATAATTCATACAAAAGAAGGAAAGAATATTATTAGAAAGTTTTTTGAAAAAGTACATATTGAACGATATGCATATATACTTGTTTTCATAACCCATCATTCGAAAGATATTTCTTTCATCGAAGACTCTCTCATAAATTCAATGTCACTGCTTGAAAATATAACACCAATTTCATTAGAAAAAAATGATATATTTTATACTAGAATAGAAGATATAGCAAGGGAAGTAAAGAAAGATGTTCTACATACTGATAGGAAGCCAAAGCAAGAAAGAGATAAAATGCTTACTTCAAGAGATGAACAACAACGTGAATTTCAAGAGAAAAACATAGATGAAGGAGATTTATCTGAAAAGATGTTACCTTTTCAGCAGGCATTTCGATCAATAGAAATTGTTGGACAGATTATAAAAAACAGGAAGAGATCTTTAGAAATTCCACAATTAGTTCAAATGATTGCAGAGCTTTATAGAACAGGCTTTAGAACGATTAGTTATGTAAGCAATATGTTAGATAATGACAAAAATGAACTTGTCGAGTCGATTCTTAAAGACGAAAAAGACCTTGATAGAAATGAAGTTGAAGATAAAATAAACAAACTTCTACAAATGATAAGCCTCCAAGCTTGTGTAAGTGTTTTCTATAAACTGACTTTATCGCTTGGCAGTAAAGATTTAAAAAAGATTTATTTAGATGTTGCAAAAGAAATAAAAACTCCTGCCGCGAAGCTAGTCACGTTTGGAATTAACTCGTATTACAGTACAGTAAATATCGATGAAATAAAAGAGTTGGCAGATGATTTCAAAAATAATATAGTTGCATTAAGAATTTTGAGGGGGCGCGTAAAATCGTATGTTTATAATAGAAACCTAGACTACAAAACCAAACAAAAAATTGCTAACGCTTTAAATATGGATTTGATTCAAAAAGTCAATCCTAGGGAAAAACAATAA
- the purE gene encoding 5-(carboxyamino)imidazole ribonucleotide mutase, protein MSINQPVVAIIMGSDSDLNIMQAAADILKAFDIAFELTVVSAHRTPLRMVDYASKAKDRGLKVIIAGAGGAAHLPGMVASITPLPVIGVPIKSSNSIDGWDSVLSILQMPNGIPVATVALNAAKNAGILAATIIGAFDDSVSKKVSAYKQQLEQEVMAKVDKLQNDGWNNTYDVH, encoded by the coding sequence ATGTCAATCAATCAACCGGTAGTAGCTATTATCATGGGCAGCGATAGTGATCTGAACATCATGCAGGCTGCGGCAGACATACTAAAAGCGTTTGATATTGCATTCGAACTTACCGTTGTTTCCGCACACCGCACCCCGTTACGAATGGTTGATTATGCCTCCAAAGCAAAAGATCGTGGTCTTAAAGTGATCATTGCCGGTGCCGGTGGTGCAGCACACTTACCTGGTATGGTTGCGTCCATCACACCATTGCCCGTTATAGGTGTACCAATCAAATCATCCAACTCAATCGACGGGTGGGATTCTGTGCTATCCATTTTACAAATGCCCAACGGTATACCGGTGGCAACAGTGGCCCTTAACGCCGCCAAAAATGCCGGCATCCTCGCCGCCACTATCATCGGTGCTTTTGATGACTCTGTCAGTAAAAAAGTAAGCGCTTACAAACAACAACTGGAGCAGGAAGTAATGGCTAAAGTAGACAAACTGCAAAATGATGGGTGGAACAACACTTATGACGTGCATTAA
- a CDS encoding lysoplasmalogenase family protein, with protein sequence MEKILRILPFIFWGLLVTDCVLISQGLHDYRIYTKTLLVPVLLIGVYAASQETKHRKSKVIITLAFFFCFLGDFFLLNDAELSNFILGLSGFLLAHLFFIYFFLRLKKFSDKYRLFLFANTFIILVYIGALLFVCHTGIMRNNMEIPVGLYAIVLGLMLLTAIHTVNNKSLQKLAKVYFIPGALFFVLSDSLLALQKFALDIRYGGILVMVTYAAAIFILYLGVIRFLRK encoded by the coding sequence ATGGAAAAGATACTTCGAATACTGCCGTTCATTTTTTGGGGATTGCTTGTAACAGACTGTGTGCTGATATCGCAGGGCTTGCATGATTACAGGATTTATACCAAAACGTTGCTGGTGCCCGTATTACTTATTGGCGTTTATGCGGCCTCCCAGGAAACGAAGCACAGGAAATCGAAAGTGATAATCACACTGGCATTTTTCTTTTGCTTCCTGGGCGATTTCTTTTTACTGAATGACGCGGAACTAAGCAATTTCATCCTGGGCCTGTCGGGCTTTTTGCTTGCACACCTGTTCTTTATTTATTTCTTTTTGCGGCTGAAAAAATTTTCTGATAAGTACCGGCTGTTTCTCTTTGCAAACACATTTATCATACTCGTTTATATTGGAGCTTTGTTGTTTGTGTGCCATACAGGAATTATGCGGAACAACATGGAGATACCGGTTGGGTTGTACGCCATTGTGCTTGGTCTGATGTTGCTGACCGCTATACATACCGTTAATAACAAAAGCCTGCAGAAACTGGCAAAGGTTTATTTTATACCCGGCGCATTGTTTTTTGTATTGTCGGATTCACTGCTTGCCCTGCAGAAGTTTGCATTGGATATAAGGTATGGAGGCATACTGGTAATGGTGACATATGCCGCAGCTATTTTTATTCTTTACCTGGGTGTGATACGTTTTTTGAGGAAGTAA
- a CDS encoding FKBP-type peptidyl-prolyl cis-trans isomerase produces MRNLLTAVITFLLLSGCGKKDNNGMCTNVAPETEAAIMAKFCADHMISASTDENGIFYQIMNPGTTPSPDLNDTVFVLYKGSFLNGNVLDESLSAPYASELNDFIDGWKLGLQKISKGGQIKMVIPSSLCYGCNGIPGAIPSNTILYFEVTLVDVKQMP; encoded by the coding sequence ATGAGGAACCTGTTAACGGCTGTCATCACTTTTCTGTTGCTATCCGGCTGTGGTAAAAAAGACAACAATGGCATGTGCACCAATGTGGCGCCGGAGACCGAGGCTGCTATAATGGCCAAATTTTGTGCAGACCATATGATCAGTGCCAGTACAGATGAGAATGGCATTTTTTACCAGATCATGAATCCCGGCACCACGCCCTCACCGGACTTGAATGATACAGTATTTGTGTTGTACAAAGGTTCTTTCTTAAACGGTAATGTGCTCGACGAAAGCCTCTCTGCCCCATATGCCAGCGAGCTCAATGATTTTATTGATGGCTGGAAGCTGGGCCTGCAAAAGATCTCCAAAGGCGGGCAGATAAAAATGGTTATCCCATCTTCCCTTTGTTATGGTTGTAACGGTATCCCCGGCGCCATACCATCCAATACCATTCTATACTTTGAAGTCACGCTCGTGGATGTAAAACAAATGCCCTGA
- a CDS encoding LacI family DNA-binding transcriptional regulator, which yields MSQRITIHDIARELNLTTATVSRALNDHPRISTETKQLVQEKARQLKYRRNKLASSLRSGKSHTIGVIIPSAQMNFFGSVVHGIENTASSNGYSIILYQSEETTSLEKKAIETFLSARVDGILASIAKETVDYTHYVELRKRNIPLVFFDRTNEELQVPSVVIDDYRGAFLATEHLIKNGYARIAHVAGPQHIKGFRDRLSGYKDALLANNRTIVNEYIYQGNVSLESGKEAADYFLNLTAPPDAVFAVEDFTALGVIKCMKERNVKIPEDFGIIGFANENFDEHITPALSSVDQQTVQMGKEAFNLLMEIIKANDGKARVKDDTKIVLDPVLFFRESSTGKSN from the coding sequence TTGTCTCAGAGAATAACAATACACGATATTGCCAGGGAATTGAACCTAACAACCGCTACTGTTTCAAGGGCGCTGAACGATCATCCGCGTATAAGTACAGAAACAAAGCAGCTGGTGCAGGAGAAAGCCCGGCAACTGAAGTACCGGAGAAATAAGCTTGCGTCTTCGTTAAGATCCGGTAAGTCGCACACAATAGGCGTAATTATACCCAGTGCACAAATGAACTTTTTTGGGTCGGTGGTGCACGGTATAGAAAACACTGCCAGCAGCAATGGCTACAGTATAATCCTTTATCAGTCTGAAGAAACAACGTCGCTCGAAAAGAAGGCAATTGAAACTTTCTTAAGTGCGAGGGTAGATGGTATACTGGCATCTATAGCAAAAGAAACAGTAGATTATACACATTATGTAGAATTGAGGAAGCGTAATATTCCACTTGTTTTTTTTGACCGCACAAACGAAGAGTTGCAGGTACCTTCTGTAGTAATAGACGATTACCGCGGTGCATTTTTGGCTACAGAGCACCTCATAAAAAACGGGTATGCGAGAATAGCGCATGTGGCCGGTCCGCAGCACATCAAGGGTTTCAGGGACAGGTTGAGTGGTTATAAAGATGCGCTGCTGGCCAACAACAGGACCATTGTTAATGAATATATCTACCAGGGAAATGTATCACTGGAATCCGGCAAAGAGGCTGCAGATTATTTTCTGAATTTAACAGCACCGCCGGATGCGGTTTTTGCGGTGGAAGACTTTACGGCCCTGGGCGTTATCAAGTGTATGAAAGAAAGGAATGTAAAAATTCCCGAAGATTTTGGCATCATCGGCTTTGCTAATGAAAATTTTGATGAACATATTACCCCGGCTTTATCATCAGTAGATCAACAAACGGTACAAATGGGCAAAGAGGCGTTTAACTTACTGATGGAAATTATCAAAGCTAACGATGGCAAAGCCAGGGTGAAAGACGATACCAAGATCGTGCTTGATCCGGTATTGTTTTTCAGAGAATCATCTACCGGAAAATCGAATTGA
- a CDS encoding 5-(carboxyamino)imidazole ribonucleotide synthase, with translation MKVGILGGGQLGRMLLQAAANYVVETYVLENDEQCPAAHLCHHFVKGDIKDFETVYNFGKHLDAVTVEIEAVNVEALEKLEQEGVKIYPKPSAIKTIKNKITQKEFYKSNEVPSPDFRITHSIAELNYHTSFLPAVHKLGEGGYDGKGVQVLKTEKEFDKAFDAPSVLEKMVNIKKEIAIIVAMNSKGETAFFPPAEMVFDPVLNLLDYQVSPAKLTNEVLWKAEAIAIKLVKALNSPGLFAIEIFVDNNNEVLVNETAPRVHNSGHHTIEANYCSQYDMLWRIMLDYPLGNTDPILPSSIVNLLGAEGHSGEAKYDGLDEVLKMDNVFVHLYGKKQTKPGRKMGHVTIISKEYNELTYKAHKIKNTLKVIS, from the coding sequence ATGAAAGTTGGAATTCTTGGTGGTGGTCAGTTAGGAAGAATGCTTTTGCAGGCAGCAGCTAATTATGTGGTGGAAACATATGTACTCGAAAATGATGAACAATGCCCCGCGGCACACCTCTGCCATCATTTTGTAAAGGGCGATATCAAAGACTTTGAGACCGTGTATAATTTTGGAAAACACCTGGATGCAGTGACCGTAGAGATAGAAGCTGTAAATGTGGAAGCACTGGAAAAACTGGAACAGGAAGGTGTAAAAATTTATCCCAAACCTTCGGCCATCAAAACCATCAAGAATAAGATAACACAGAAAGAGTTTTACAAATCCAACGAAGTGCCCTCACCCGATTTCAGAATTACCCACAGCATTGCCGAGCTAAACTATCATACCAGTTTTTTGCCCGCAGTACATAAACTCGGCGAGGGCGGTTATGACGGTAAAGGCGTGCAGGTATTGAAAACAGAAAAAGAATTCGACAAAGCTTTCGACGCGCCGTCTGTGCTCGAAAAAATGGTCAATATCAAAAAAGAAATCGCCATCATCGTAGCCATGAACAGCAAAGGAGAAACGGCGTTCTTCCCTCCTGCAGAAATGGTATTCGATCCTGTACTCAATTTGCTGGATTACCAGGTAAGCCCCGCAAAACTTACCAACGAAGTATTGTGGAAAGCAGAGGCCATTGCCATTAAACTGGTAAAGGCGTTGAACAGCCCGGGCTTATTTGCCATTGAAATTTTTGTTGACAACAACAATGAAGTGCTGGTAAATGAAACAGCGCCCCGTGTGCACAACAGTGGCCACCATACTATTGAAGCAAATTACTGCAGCCAGTACGATATGCTGTGGCGCATTATGCTGGATTACCCGTTGGGCAATACAGACCCTATTCTGCCCTCTTCCATCGTAAATCTCCTGGGCGCAGAAGGCCATAGCGGCGAAGCAAAATACGATGGCCTTGATGAAGTACTGAAGATGGATAATGTATTTGTGCACCTGTATGGTAAAAAGCAAACCAAGCCTGGTCGTAAAATGGGGCATGTAACGATCATCAGCAAAGAGTACAATGAGCTTACCTATAAAGCACACAAAATAAAAAACACACTTAAAGTCATCAGTTAG
- a CDS encoding L,D-transpeptidase family protein gives MAILKIAMRFYQFIRKFFSSVVTFFNTIDNFAGMKYVALSLFFTLVLVVAKAQPSFFDAQKNYPKVAVAIKTRQDTIIKQFEKAGLVWPPKEIYIRSFKYDSQMEIWVRNEQSESFKLFKTYRVCALAGTLGPKRMEGDYQVPEGFYYITEFNPRSEFHLSLKLNYPNQSDKKLSDSLRPGGGIYIHGSCVTVGCIPINDMQIEELYVIAAAAKNNGQDFIPVHIFPVRYNNSKSVDYLNRLFKDNPGIEPFSVKLKEAYEYFDKEKRVPVIAVGKKGEYFIM, from the coding sequence GTGGCAATATTGAAGATTGCCATGCGTTTTTACCAGTTCATCAGAAAGTTTTTCTCATCTGTCGTTACATTTTTTAATACAATCGATAATTTCGCTGGCATGAAGTACGTGGCACTGTCGCTGTTTTTTACGTTGGTATTGGTGGTTGCAAAAGCGCAGCCTTCTTTTTTTGATGCACAAAAGAACTACCCTAAAGTGGCGGTAGCCATTAAAACAAGACAGGATACTATTATAAAGCAGTTTGAAAAGGCGGGTCTTGTATGGCCACCCAAAGAGATCTACATCAGGTCTTTTAAATACGACAGCCAGATGGAGATATGGGTACGCAATGAACAAAGCGAATCTTTCAAGCTGTTCAAGACTTATCGCGTATGCGCACTGGCGGGTACGCTGGGGCCCAAACGTATGGAAGGCGATTACCAGGTGCCAGAAGGTTTTTATTATATTACTGAATTCAACCCCCGCAGCGAGTTTCACCTGTCGCTTAAACTCAATTATCCCAACCAGTCAGATAAAAAACTCAGCGATTCACTGCGCCCCGGCGGCGGTATTTACATTCATGGCAGTTGTGTTACGGTTGGCTGCATACCCATTAATGATATGCAGATAGAAGAGTTGTACGTAATTGCAGCCGCGGCAAAAAATAACGGGCAGGATTTTATTCCCGTACACATCTTCCCGGTGCGGTACAACAATTCCAAAAGTGTAGATTACCTCAACCGTCTTTTCAAAGACAATCCCGGTATAGAACCTTTTTCTGTAAAACTCAAAGAAGCATACGAATATTTTGATAAGGAAAAGCGTGTGCCTGTTATTGCAGTAGGCAAAAAGGGCGAGTATTTTATTATGTAG